The genomic DNA gctgctctgtccttcaggccagttgtctgcagaagctctccttgcttgcagtgggcagtgtttggtcctgATCTGAGcatggtgagttttaactaggtctgcttgttaaatgagacctgatactACTTCTAATAGAGCCGAAACCCGgcagaactctctggtcaggagatgtggtgtgggcaagggtttgtgctggtcttctgggacAGGAGCCCTCTGCCTCCTGTGCTGGGACTGAGTCATGCTTGCTGGAGTGGGGCAGTCCCACCAGacagcaagggaggagcaggagagCAGGGCTAGGCATAAGCAGGTTAGGCAGCGTGTCCCTCTGAGCTGCCTCCCCCAGTGGTTCCCTGTTTACACTGAggtaagggggagggggggaggaggagggaaatggtgctggcTGGCTCCTTTGTTCCAGGAAAGTTCTCTGTGAACTGCCTCTCAGGAGAAGAGCAATGATCTCTCTTGTGTGCCCCAGGCCCTCTTCAGATCACTGTTCCCTATTGCTCTCCTGCTTACTTGCCCACTGGGAGCAGGGCAGCACGCCCTccggctctatcccagccaagccctcCAACCTTTACAACTCCAGcctttaagccctgctggttgcaaAATCTCATGAAATTCAGCTCCTCTTGCTTCCgtagccaatggctttggggaaacgTTCAACTTGTCTCCTGACACTCATCTCCtagaacttctctctctctcacacggTTCTCCGTGACTgcggctccctcccctctgcagcagccaggatcccttcccccccaccccaaaccacatctccatgcttcctaccttcttcttgtggccttttctccccctttcGTTGTGGAGTTTgctctgccagtcttcaggttgatttctggggtatttaggatgaccTGAGAGTTATGTGTTCCTatgagcccagggtcctcctcCTCCCATGCCATCTTTCCCCGCTCTTCCAACACAGGAAGTCCTTACCATGGCGGCTTCGTGCCAGCCACCCTTCCCCACATCCCCAGGGTGCTCCTGGCCAGAGGCAGCACAGGACAATCCCTCAACTGGTCATGTTGAACTCCTTACTCTGTAAGTCTCACCACATCACAgagatctgggttttttttggaaGCCAGCTCCAGTCACAGTGGTAGATAAGGGATAGGGATGAGGGCTAGAGAGATTGAGCCTCAGTCGGGCATTAGGAGAGAACATCTAGAGCCCACACGCTGGGACTAGGAGTAAGGTAAGACCAGTTTttgtgatcctctctctctgtctcttatagGATGGCTGTTCCATAAGATCAAGACTGagtcccctcccttctcccactttACCAATGCCTGGTCTCATGGGGTTAGTTTTGAGCCCAACACTATGGCATCATCAACCTCCTCAGCTCCTCACTCCCGGTCCAGGAAGCCTCTGGGCAAGATGGCTGGTGAGTGGAAATAGACTCCTAATTGTGTTCTTGTTCACAGCTATGAGTGTTAGCGAGGTGGAAGGCTGCTTGGGCCAAATGCAGCAGGAAATGCTAGGGAGGCTGAAGGTAGAGGCCTCCTGCCTTGACCTCAGAGCCCAGAAGCTTTGTGGTGAGTGAGGAGAGAGGCACGCATCATAGAACATTCAGTCGTATGGGCTCACAGCTTTTCTACGCGTGCTCGGCTCATTTCCTAGCCTGGAAACCATTGTGCTGAGCACCTAGCATCATGTTTCTTGTCATCTAAGTCTTTCAGAACCTATCAGAAGAAGGAGCCAGGCAGagtgagaaaacaaattaatcTCCAGAACATTaaactttctgtccctatgaaaagctggaggggcacctgggtggctcagttggttgagcgtctcccttcggctcaggtcatgatctcgcagtttgcaagtttgagccccacgtcgggccacagctcggagcctggagcttgcttcagattctgtgtctcctgctctctctgtcccttccctgctcatgctctgtctctcaaaaataaacaaacattaaaaaaatttttttttagagtctgGAGAAGCTGAGCTGATATCATTATGGAATACTTACAATATCCCAGACACGGCATTATCTCCATTAATCTTCAACGACAATTAAAATGaacccattttccaggtgaggaaatggagacagagactgaCTTGCGTAGGGTCATGTAGAAAGCAAGCAGTAGGTCCACAATCAAATCTATGCCTGGCTCCAAAGTGTAGGTTGTGAATCACTAAGCTCTCTGCTCTTCAGGAGCTCTGAGTAGTAATCCTCTCCCATGCTTTTGTTTTACCACTTAGCAACAACACTCTGGGATTCCTCCAGGCCAGACAGATGCCaatccctcccctctttccctcccataACGGGTTGCCCACCTTAATCTAAATCCACCTCCCCTCAGTGCAGAGAGTGGGTTTGGGAACTGATTGATTCTTCCCAGCTTAACACAGCTCTACTTACAGACTAGCAGCAGACGGTTGGCTAGTCAGCGCTAGCGAGAAGTTCTAGGTAGCGTAAGCGGAGGGTACCAGAAACCGAAGGGCCTGGAATAGGGCAAAGCCATCTTTCCTAATCAGGTGGGTGAAACAGTCAGagttatttcctttccctttttaattttcatattgttGTTatacaaagggttttttttttaatttagttattgaagtacaattaacatacattatattagtttcaagtatacaacataatgattcaatatttgtacatattgcGAAACGATCACCAGAAGTCTCGTTAACATCCATTACCAGTGATAATTACAGaacttttcttcttgtgatgagaacttttaaggtttcctctcttggcaactttcaaatatggaAGACAGTATTATTCACTAGTCGGCATGCCGTTCATTACATTCTCATGACTTATAAAAGAGCCAGAGTTTTCGTGACTTCCAAAACGTTTGAAGATAATGGGACCTTCAAGGCCAGTCCTGAAGGATGTACGAAATAGAGCAGTAGGTCTCTGAGAGCAATGTGGCATGGTGGCCAGAGCAGGGCGCTGGGCTGGGCTCTGTCCAGGGCAGCCTGGTGAGAATACCAAGCCTGAGTGGTGTTTCTCTCCCCACAGACTGGTTCAGGCAGGCCCTGTCGAAGAAGCCCAAGAAGATACTGGAATCCTCAGACGGCCCCTCCAGTGACGTCTCACAGCCGAGCTCTCAGGACCACCCCCCACGCCTGGACCTCAGCTCAACCTCGTCTCCAACACACGTGGTCGCCggcagcagcggcagcggcagcggcagcagcggcCGCTGGAGCAAGGACTACGATGTCTGTGTGTGCCACAGCGAGGAGGACCTGGCAGCCGCCCAGGAGCTGGTCTCCTACCTGGAAGGCAGCACCGCCAGCCTGCGCTGCTTCCTGCAGCTGCGGGATGCAACCCCAGGCGGCGCCATCGTGTCCGagctgtgccaggcactgagcaaCAGTCACTGCCGCGTGCTGCTCATCACCCCAGGCTTCCTGCAGGACCCGTGGTGCAAGTACCAGATGCTGCAGGCCCTGAGTGAGGCTCCCGGGGCGGAGGGCCGCACCATCCCCCTGATGTCAGGCCTCGCCAGAGCCGCCTACCCCGCTGAGCTCCGGTTCATGTACTTCGTGGACGGCCGGGGCCCCGACGGTGGCTTTCGCCAAGTCAAGGAAGCTGTCATGCGTTGTAAGCTATTAGGGGTAAGGGAGAATGGGAAGGTGGCTTCGGCCACAGCATCTGATCGACTTCGGCTTTTAGGAGACAGTCACTGTAGCCCAGTAGCTCAAGATGCAGGCTCTGGAAAAGGCTGGAAGTTATTCCAAGTCCTCTGTACTTGGGTTTCCCCACTGGTAAAGTGAGGAGAGTATACACCTAAAGGAGTATATACACTAAACAAGTGGTCAGACTATGGCCTGACGCATGTAAAGTACTCATAACGGGCAGGGCCTAGCACCTGTCAAGTCTTCAAAAAATAGCCATTATCATTATAGGTATTAATAGTAGTAGGTATTAATGGTTTCTCTCTCTGAAGTCAGGTTGGAGATGTTCCCCCAGACCCAGGAAAATGCCAGGAGGGCCAGTGGTGcaaaataataggaaagaatTGTGTATCTGGGGGTGGGGACTTGCTATTACGGTGGGTTTGGaaagtgaaatagataaaaggtaGAAGTGGCAGGACCCCACAGGTCCCGCAGGAAACAGATGCTGGGGTCTGGGAAGGGTGACAAGCCCTGCCATTCTGTTTGGTCTCTTTCAGATCTGCAGACCATAAGCTGACACTTCTATCACCACGGGACCCAGAAAGTTGGAGCAAAGCCGGAAATCGAGTTAGAGAGCCCAGGGTCTCACAGGGTCTTGCATTCTGGCAGCTGTGACGAGGTGTAAGGAACCAGTCTGTAGCACTTTGTATGTGATCCTGGGCTCAGATTGCCCATCAGGCACCCATTGCCGGGGACTCCCCCACGAAGGCCATGGGGAAGCTGGGGACTCCCCTCGAGGAAGGCATGAGGAAACTGGGGACTCCCCAGGAAGGCCATGGGGAAGCCAGAAATTGTAGGTGGTGGGAGGTGCTGATACCACGATGATCACCAGTGTTTTGCCTCCGGCCCAACTGGACACATGAAGCCCCGGCACATGCCTACATCTTCCTCTGGAAAGGTCACTTACCTGATTCATGGGCTAGAAAGCCTACACCGCATGCTTCAGAGGGGATGGTGTCCCCGGTTGCCTGGCATCAGGAGAAAGCAACAGGTACCGATCCTTCACACTCACACTACTGCCCTTCTCTTTCCCAGGGACATTGTTCACTTCAGAAATCTACACGAAAGATGCATTCAGCGCTGTTCTGAATTTTTATTGCACGTGTCATTAAGACACATCTAGAAACCATTCTGAATAGACAGGAGATGGCAGGGAGCAGCAGGGGTGGAGGCAAGGAGAAGCTCAGACCCTGCACCTGGGTCAGAAGCCCACCCACCGATGCTCTGACTCATGGGGGCTTCATCAAAGGTCTGACTAGAACCCAAGCTTCTACAAGCTTCTTTACGTCTGCACTGAGAGAGATGAGCTGTCTTCTTCTGGCAGATGACTGTGGGCCTTGTAGGACAAGGTTTCATTCACCTGTTCTCAATAAGTCTGTTGTTGAACCGAAATGAATTTCGAATACATTCCCCTGATGTGTACTTTTGTGCCACTTCTCTCACTTCTCCCTACCACGTCCCCTCCTTTTACTggaaaaattcatatatatatatatatatatatatatatatatatatatacatatatatacatacacatatatacacacacacacacacacatatatatatacgcatatatatatatgtgagatataattaatatattaacattagtttcaggtataaaacatgatttgacatttgtatatactgtgaaaacattttctattttcattatgcattattttattacatacaaAAAGACTAAAGAATATAATGTACACTCCTGTATATTCCACTCAGCTTAAGAAGCCCAACCTTACAATCCCTATGGTACTCCCTTTGTGCCTTTAATTACATTCTCCTCCCTTTTCCCATCAGAAGCAATCACCCTTCTGAATTTTGAATTCATCATTGTTAGCTTTTCACGTATACATCCCTGAGAACATATTTACTTTTACATGGTTTTGTACTGTATTTAGTGGTATTATAATGTTCGTAttctacaaattcttttttttttaaccatgttaAGATTTATCCATGTGGATGCATGTAACTAACACCAGGAACTTCACTATGGTTCTATTATGTAAACATACCACGATTTAGTCACACATTCCTTTACAAACAGACATTTGGTTGTTTGCCATTTGTTGCTAGTAAAAACAATGAgtttatgaacatttttgtgcGTGTTTCCATGAACAAGATTTTCTAGGACTTAGCCTAGATGGGGAACAGCTGGGTAGTAAATACACATCTTCAGTTTCGGTAGAAAATgccaaattttctttcaaattggtTGTGTCAGTGTATGTTCCCACCATTAGTGTGTGAGATTTCCCACTTTTTCATGTTCTTACTAACACTTAGAATTATCGGATTGGAAAATGTTTGTTGACCTGGTGGGTGAAAACTGGTAtcctattcttttcttctttttaaactgttttggtgtgtgtgtgtgagaaattCTTTGTATGTCATAAACCGAAGAGAAAAATTTGACCAATACCCATATACCCATCACCTGGCTTCAACAATTACCAACTCAGAGCTAAGCTGATATCAACAATCACCCCACTCATTCCCTCCCCACCAGGTccttttgaagcaaatcccaggcaTTATTTTATTCCTACATGTTAAACTATGTATCTTTTTAGAAGTTTTCCAAAAAAGTGTATCTTTTAAAGAAcagaatgctttattttttaatataaaaccttTTACCTATTACTTTGTAGTCTGTGTTTTTGTATCTTATTTAGGAAATCCTCCCctattcctgtattttcttctggagctatttcacatttaggtctttaattcaccAGGATgctttgtttgggtttttgttgttgttctgggcTTATAAGTCAAAGGCCcaatttctttttcccatttgaatGGCCATTCTTTACTGACTACATGTCTGTCCTTTCCTCCCACTGATTGTGATGTCACTGCTGTCATTATATTATCATGTGTGGGGGTCTCTCCTGTGTGTTTGTGAATCCCTACATCAGAGGCACACTGGCTCACTTACTATGGTTTTTAAGGAAGTcacaggtcacctgggtggctcagtcggttaagcgtctgacttcagctcaggtcatgatctcacggtttgtgagtttgagccccacatcgggctctgtactgacagtgtggagtctgcttaggattctctgtctccctctctctctctctctctctgaccttcccccaactcatgctctttctctctctctctctcaaaaataaaataaatatttaaaaaaattcttgatgTCTATTAGTTTTTTTACTAGGCTTATACTGAGCTGAGAGATTCATTTGGGAAGAACTGATTTTTCTTACAGTGAATTTTTCTCTCCATAAAAATGGTGTGTCTCCATTATCAATctctttaaatgtatttcaataaaattttataatcgTTTCCATTTTGGTCAGTCACTTTTACTAGATTTATTCCTTAGTACTTCATATTTCCTGTTGccattgtaaatggtatttttatattttttatctattatCAATAGGAAGGATGACAATTATTTTGCATATTGATCTAATAAGCAACCTGCTGAACTACTTATAAGACCATAGACTTTGCTGGATTTCTATAAAGACAACCATATAGTTTGCAAAAGAGAAAAGCTTTAGTTCCTTGTCTTTCTGTGCCACCCAGGATAACTAGCAAAGTGTTGAAAGTGACAATAGCGGCCATCTTTGTCTCActtatgcttttgttttcatttatttttaaatgtttatttatttttgagaaagcatgagcagggaaggtgcagagagagagggggacagagaatccgaggcgggctctgccctgacagcagagagccttatgcagggcttgcactcatgaaccgtgagatcatgacctgagtggaagttggacgcttaaccaactaagccacctaggtgcccttgtttgttctctttgaaggaggctccatgcccaacatggggcttgaactcatgagcctgaggtgaagagttgcatgctctactaaccaagccagccaggtgcccctaacattagACTTTCAAATGTTAAGCCAGCCTTGTATTCCTGGGGTAAACTCAATTTGGCCGTGATGAATACAATATCTTTGTTATAAGTCACAGGTTTCAGATTGCCAACATTTTCTTTAGAGTTTTATATCTGTTCACATGTACAATAGGCCCATAATTGTCTTTTCTTATATTAACCCTCTCTGGTTGTGTTACCAAGGTTACACCAGCTTTATAAAATAGTTGGGGAATagatgaaatgggtgaaggggattaagaggtacaattgccagttataaaataaaagagaccCAGGGATATAATGTAAGGCATAGGCAATACAGTCCATAACATTGTTAACAACTTtgcatggtgacaggtggtaactagacttacaGTGGTGACCATTTTATAacgtatataaatatcaaatcactttgttgtacacctgaaactaatatgatattGTATGTTaatcattcatttaaaagatAGCTGGGGAGTGGTCCCTTTTTTCTATTCATTAAGAGTTTAAGCTTGGAATTTATTAGTCCTTGAATGTTCAGTAACCTCATCTGTCAATTGATTCGGgcctaccattttcttttttaaaaaaattttaatgttcatttttgagagaaaaagtgtgactgggggaggggcggagtgaaagggagacagagaatctaaagaaggctctgagccgtcagcacaaagcctgatgtgcggctcaaacccacaaaccgtgagatcatgaccttagctgaagtccgacgctcaaccgactgagccatccaggtacccccagGCCTAGCATTTTCTTTATGGGAAGATTTAAAACCCCAATTTCAATGTCTTAAAGAGTTATAGATCTatttagattttccatttcttctggagTCAATTTGGCATAGAGTAaaacagtaaatgaaaaatacaagacCAGCTTGAATaagttttcaatttcaatttcctgGACCAAGTAGACAGAGCAAATCTGAATTCTAAACCTGCATGAAGACTGGCCTGTGGTTATGAATattcagaggatttttttttcttcccaccacATGCAGATGTCGAGGCAGATAAATTTAAGTATCTCGTCTCCTTTAGGGGgacaatttttatttagtttttaatagttGGCCCTTTCACTGAGGTGGTGGACCTTAGACATTTTGGCTCTAAGGGA from Panthera tigris isolate Pti1 chromosome D1, P.tigris_Pti1_mat1.1, whole genome shotgun sequence includes the following:
- the LOC102970131 gene encoding toll/interleukin-1 receptor domain-containing adapter protein isoform X1, with the protein product MASSTSSAPHSRSRKPLGKMADWFRQALSKKPKKILESSDGPSSDVSQPSSQDHPPRLDLSSTSSPTHVVAGSSGSGSGSSGRWSKDYDVCVCHSEEDLAAAQELVSYLEGSTASLRCFLQLRDATPGGAIVSELCQALSNSHCRVLLITPGFLQDPWCKYQMLQALSEAPGAEGRTIPLMSGLARAAYPAELRFMYFVDGRGPDGGFRQVKEAVMRCKLLGICRP
- the LOC102970131 gene encoding toll/interleukin-1 receptor domain-containing adapter protein isoform X2, whose amino-acid sequence is MASSTSSAPHSRSRKPLGKMADWFRQALSKKPKKILESSDGPSSDVSQPSSQDHPPRLDLSSTSSPTHVVAGSSGSGSGSSGRWSKDYDVCVCHSEEDLAAAQELVSYLEGSTASLRCFLQLRDATPGGAIVSELCQALSNSHCRVLLITPGFLQDPWCKYQMLQALSEAPGAEGRTIPLMSGLARAAYPAELRFMYFVDGRGPDGGFRQVKEAVMRYLQTIS